A part of Geothrix oryzae genomic DNA contains:
- a CDS encoding NADPH-dependent FMN reductase has product MKLALVGGSLRAGSLNARLLHHLARALEARGHEVAAFTGEALRLPLYEEGAAPSAEAQTLHGALREAQGLVIVSPEYNSGIPGHLKNAVDWLSTMKPSPWPDLPVLLCSASPGAFGGARGLVAWRATLANMGALALPEAITVPHADQQLDAEGAPTDPRTAASVPRVLEKFLTLAARLHP; this is encoded by the coding sequence ATGAAGCTGGCACTGGTGGGCGGAAGTCTCCGCGCCGGATCGCTCAATGCCCGCCTGCTGCACCACCTCGCCCGGGCGTTGGAGGCCCGGGGCCACGAGGTGGCGGCCTTCACGGGGGAGGCGCTGCGCCTGCCGCTCTACGAGGAGGGGGCCGCGCCCTCAGCTGAAGCCCAGACCCTGCATGGCGCCCTCCGGGAGGCCCAGGGGCTGGTCATCGTGTCGCCGGAGTACAACTCGGGCATCCCGGGTCACCTGAAGAACGCCGTGGACTGGCTCAGCACCATGAAGCCCAGCCCCTGGCCCGACCTGCCGGTGCTGCTCTGCAGCGCGAGTCCCGGGGCCTTCGGCGGCGCCCGCGGCCTGGTGGCCTGGCGGGCCACCCTCGCCAACATGGGTGCGCTGGCCCTGCCGGAAGCCATCACGGTGCCCCACGCGGACCAGCAGCTGGATGCGGAGGGCGCACCCACCGATCCCCGCACCGCCGCCTCGGTCCCGAGGGTCCTGGAGAAGTTCCTCACCCTGGCGGCGCGGCTCCATCCATGA
- the sppA gene encoding signal peptide peptidase SppA has protein sequence MKDFFKSFFAALLALMVAGGLAVFLFFGLLAAVGSSGKPTVPTKAVLIFDLDTSLSDGDRDPEPSEALSEALGGAGSHSQALPAAIEALDRAAADSRITALFLTGNLQGAGPAQLRELREAIQRFKAKKPVLAYNLGWAKRDFYLAAGATTVFMNPFGEMELNGLASEPMFFGEAFKKYGVEVQVTRVGKYKSAVEPFITDRMSEPNREQVQKLLDDIWSEWKETVAKDRKKAPADLQAIADERGLIEADEAKKLGLIDRIAPYDEVLDELKKLAGKQSKDKDFPQITLATYAGIPGEAKTGKTRIAVVVAEGEIVDGEGKSTQVGGERLSRELRRLRLDERVKAVVLRVNSPGGSASASELIQREVILTKKVKPLVVSMGHLAASGGYWISTYGDRIFAEPSTITGSIGVFGLLPNVKKLANEHGITWDSVQTAKLANPMTLTRPKNDLELTRIQGLVDRIYEQFVAKVADSRKMKKEAVHEIAQGRVWSGQEALKLGLVDEIGGLGAAVKHAATMAKADGDYYLVGPEREQDTLKELLKSLGGKPRKLAKPGPVDALAGGLLRQVDLLTSLNDPRGVYARLPFDLDLK, from the coding sequence ATGAAGGACTTCTTCAAGAGTTTCTTCGCCGCCCTGCTGGCCCTGATGGTGGCTGGCGGGTTGGCCGTCTTCCTGTTCTTCGGCCTGCTGGCGGCTGTCGGCTCCTCCGGCAAGCCCACGGTTCCGACCAAGGCCGTGCTGATCTTCGACCTGGATACCAGCCTGTCGGACGGCGACCGCGATCCTGAACCCAGCGAGGCTCTCAGCGAGGCCCTGGGCGGCGCCGGGAGCCACAGCCAGGCGCTTCCGGCGGCCATCGAGGCCCTGGACCGGGCGGCCGCCGACAGCCGCATCACGGCCCTGTTCCTCACGGGGAACCTGCAGGGCGCGGGCCCCGCCCAGCTGCGGGAGCTGCGGGAAGCCATCCAGCGGTTCAAGGCGAAGAAGCCCGTGCTGGCCTACAACCTGGGCTGGGCGAAGCGGGACTTCTACCTGGCCGCCGGTGCCACGACCGTGTTCATGAACCCCTTCGGCGAGATGGAGCTGAACGGCCTGGCCAGCGAGCCCATGTTCTTCGGCGAGGCCTTCAAGAAGTACGGCGTGGAGGTTCAGGTCACCCGCGTGGGCAAGTACAAGAGCGCGGTGGAGCCCTTCATCACCGACCGCATGAGCGAACCCAACCGCGAACAGGTGCAGAAGCTGCTCGACGACATCTGGTCCGAATGGAAGGAGACGGTCGCCAAGGACCGGAAGAAGGCTCCGGCGGATCTGCAGGCCATCGCGGACGAACGGGGCCTGATCGAAGCGGACGAGGCGAAGAAGCTGGGCCTGATCGACCGCATCGCGCCCTATGACGAAGTGCTCGACGAGCTGAAGAAGCTGGCCGGGAAGCAGTCCAAGGACAAGGATTTCCCCCAGATCACCCTGGCGACCTACGCCGGCATCCCTGGCGAGGCGAAGACCGGCAAGACCCGCATCGCCGTGGTCGTGGCCGAGGGCGAGATCGTGGATGGCGAAGGCAAGTCCACCCAGGTGGGCGGCGAACGCCTCAGCCGGGAGCTGCGCCGCCTGCGCCTCGACGAGCGCGTCAAGGCCGTGGTGCTACGCGTGAACAGCCCCGGCGGCAGCGCTTCCGCCTCGGAGCTCATCCAGCGGGAAGTCATCCTCACGAAGAAGGTGAAGCCCCTGGTGGTGTCCATGGGCCACCTCGCGGCCTCCGGCGGCTACTGGATCAGCACCTACGGGGACCGCATCTTCGCCGAACCCAGCACCATCACGGGTTCCATCGGCGTCTTCGGCCTGCTGCCCAATGTGAAGAAGCTGGCCAACGAGCACGGCATCACCTGGGACAGCGTGCAGACCGCGAAGTTGGCCAATCCCATGACCCTGACGCGGCCCAAGAACGACCTGGAGCTGACGCGCATCCAGGGCCTGGTGGACCGCATCTACGAGCAGTTCGTGGCCAAGGTGGCCGACAGCCGGAAGATGAAGAAGGAAGCCGTCCATGAGATCGCGCAGGGGCGCGTGTGGTCCGGCCAGGAGGCCCTCAAACTGGGTCTGGTGGACGAGATCGGCGGGCTCGGCGCGGCGGTGAAGCACGCGGCGACCATGGCCAAGGCGGACGGGGACTACTACCTGGTCGGCCCCGAGCGGGAGCAGGACACGCTCAAGGAGTTGCTTAAGAGCCTGGGCGGCAAACCCCGGAAGCTGGCGAAGCCGGGCCCCGTGGATGCGCTGGCGGGAGGCCTCCTACGGCAGGTGGACCTGCTGACCTCGCTGAACGATCCCAGGGGCGTCTACGCCAGGCTGCCCTTCGACCTCGACCTGAAATAG
- a CDS encoding MarC family protein translates to MDSSSFISAVVLLVLVTDPLGNIPLFIGLLRQVDPARRQRIIVREVLFAFAILLFFAFFGQKVLRLMHLTDTSLGIAGGVILFLIALKMVFPHPEGRGADHPIHGEPFLVPLAIPFIAGPSAIATVLLLVSREPHRLWEWLGALSVAMAISAVVLGFAEKIADFLGEQVTLAFERLMGLVLTAIAIEMLLAGIEKFVHQIRLAGA, encoded by the coding sequence ATGGATTCCTCCTCCTTCATCTCCGCGGTCGTGCTGCTGGTGCTGGTGACCGATCCCCTGGGCAACATCCCGCTCTTCATCGGGCTGTTGCGCCAGGTGGATCCGGCCCGGCGGCAGCGGATCATCGTCCGCGAGGTGCTGTTCGCCTTCGCCATCCTGCTCTTCTTCGCGTTCTTCGGGCAGAAGGTGCTGCGCCTCATGCACCTCACGGACACCTCGCTCGGCATCGCCGGCGGCGTGATCCTCTTCCTCATCGCGTTGAAGATGGTCTTTCCGCATCCCGAGGGCCGGGGGGCCGACCACCCCATCCACGGGGAACCCTTCCTCGTGCCCCTGGCCATCCCCTTCATCGCCGGCCCGTCGGCCATCGCCACCGTGCTGCTGCTGGTCAGCCGCGAGCCGCACCGGCTCTGGGAATGGCTGGGCGCCCTGTCCGTGGCCATGGCGATCTCGGCCGTGGTGCTGGGTTTCGCGGAGAAGATCGCGGATTTCCTGGGGGAGCAGGTCACCTTGGCCTTCGAGCGGCTCATGGGTCTGGTGCTGACCGCCATCGCCATCGAGATGCTGCTGGCGGGCATCGAGAAATTCGTGCACCAGATCCGCCTCGCGGGAGCCTGA